A stretch of the Myxococcus guangdongensis genome encodes the following:
- a CDS encoding SDR family NAD(P)-dependent oxidoreductase: MNLELKGKAALVTGSSRGIGRAIAATLAKEGARVCLSARGAEALEATAKELRSSGASITTVVADVATKEGAKAAVDAAVQAFGSLDILVNNVGGSGGAGAFDMATAEQWSTVLHVNLLSAVWCSQAAVDVMRANSGGCIIHINSIYGREYATSAPYTTAKAGLTALTKEMAVDLARHHIRVNGVAPGSILFPGGSWDKRQKADPEKVARMVRNELPWGRFGTPEEVADVVVFLCSERARWVTGATLPVDGGQGRAF; the protein is encoded by the coding sequence ATGAACCTGGAGCTCAAAGGCAAGGCGGCCCTCGTGACGGGGAGCAGCCGGGGAATCGGTCGAGCCATCGCGGCGACGCTCGCCAAGGAGGGCGCTCGGGTGTGCCTGAGCGCTCGCGGCGCGGAGGCCCTGGAGGCCACCGCGAAGGAGCTGCGCTCCTCGGGCGCGAGCATCACCACCGTCGTCGCGGACGTGGCCACGAAGGAGGGCGCGAAGGCGGCGGTGGACGCGGCGGTGCAGGCGTTCGGTTCGCTGGACATCCTGGTCAACAACGTGGGCGGCAGCGGCGGCGCGGGCGCGTTCGACATGGCCACCGCCGAGCAGTGGTCCACCGTGCTCCACGTCAACCTCCTGTCCGCGGTGTGGTGCAGCCAGGCCGCGGTGGACGTGATGCGCGCCAACAGCGGCGGCTGCATCATCCACATCAACTCCATCTACGGCCGCGAGTACGCCACCAGCGCCCCCTACACCACGGCCAAGGCGGGCCTGACGGCGCTCACGAAGGAGATGGCCGTGGACCTGGCGCGCCACCACATCCGCGTCAACGGCGTGGCCCCCGGCTCCATCCTCTTCCCCGGGGGCAGCTGGGACAAACGCCAGAAGGCGGACCCGGAGAAGGTCGCACGGATGGTGCGCAACGAGCTGCCCTGGGGCCGCTTCGGCACCCCCGAGGAGGTGGCGGACGTGGTCGTCTTCCTCTGCTCGGAGCGCGCCCGCTGGGTGACGGGCGCCACGCTTCCGGTGGACGGTGGACAGGGCCGCGCCTTCTGA
- a CDS encoding ADP-ribosylglycohydrolase family protein, with amino-acid sequence MPLTPSERQDRFHAAFVGLAIGDALGFPLRGIPPASLARLPGLAEDFAPRPRGKFAKGQFSDDTQLLLAAAESVIREGRVDGRSSAAHLAWLWQEGIILQPPRSLAESLQRLSSGVPWMSAGAPLGTLCPSVLSRALVVGLFESGQRAKLPHDAGVLTVITHKDPVCAAAAAAFAQAAALGMEEEPLTPAAFCEQLSLAAAVHDKGLAEEVRHLPRLLTWDTARALSQLRKVGVPPSELKGVDGLPAHVVPVLLTALYAALRVPHDFREAVALVLRCGGEADVAAALTGALVGAHLGTRAIPARLRKAVLYVDNLVDTADRLFRAHQVRETLATALAHQRRR; translated from the coding sequence ATGCCGCTGACTCCCTCCGAGCGCCAGGACAGGTTCCATGCGGCGTTCGTGGGGCTCGCCATCGGAGATGCGCTCGGCTTCCCGCTGCGCGGCATCCCGCCCGCGAGCCTCGCGCGGCTGCCCGGGCTGGCGGAGGACTTCGCGCCCAGGCCTCGCGGCAAGTTCGCCAAGGGCCAGTTCAGCGACGACACGCAGCTCTTGCTCGCCGCCGCGGAGAGCGTCATCCGCGAGGGCCGCGTCGACGGCCGCAGCTCGGCGGCGCACCTGGCGTGGCTGTGGCAGGAGGGCATCATCCTCCAGCCGCCGCGCAGCCTGGCCGAGTCGCTCCAGCGGCTCTCCAGCGGCGTGCCGTGGATGAGCGCGGGCGCGCCCCTGGGCACGCTGTGCCCGTCGGTGCTCAGCCGCGCGCTGGTGGTGGGGCTCTTCGAGAGCGGCCAGCGCGCGAAGCTGCCGCATGACGCCGGCGTGCTCACCGTCATCACCCACAAGGACCCCGTCTGTGCCGCCGCCGCCGCCGCCTTCGCGCAGGCCGCCGCGCTGGGCATGGAGGAGGAGCCGCTGACGCCCGCCGCCTTCTGCGAGCAGCTGTCGCTGGCGGCGGCCGTGCACGACAAGGGCCTGGCGGAGGAGGTGCGGCACCTGCCTCGTCTGCTCACGTGGGACACCGCGCGCGCCCTGTCGCAGCTGCGCAAGGTGGGCGTGCCCCCCAGCGAGCTCAAGGGCGTGGACGGGCTGCCCGCGCACGTGGTGCCGGTGTTGCTGACGGCGCTGTACGCCGCGCTGCGGGTGCCCCACGACTTCCGCGAGGCGGTGGCGCTGGTGCTGCGCTGCGGCGGCGAGGCGGACGTGGCGGCGGCGCTGACGGGCGCGCTGGTGGGCGCCCACCTGGGCACGCGCGCCATCCCCGCGCGCCTGCGCAAGGCGGTGCTGTACGTGGACAACCTGGTGGACACCGCGGACCGACTGTTCCGTGCCCATCAGGTGCGCGAGACGCTGGCCACGGCGCTGGCCCACCAGCGTCGGCGCTGA
- a CDS encoding phage holin family protein → MDLESERLERSQLESLSTAELIRHALAETRLLVRAEVLHAKKELRDELKAARTAGILIGAGAVLALTSLAVLFVALGLALPLGAALGVLLVGVVLLAVAGGMLFMGTKRLPKKPLAHTQERLKLDYQLTRETLQ, encoded by the coding sequence GTGGACCTCGAATCCGAACGCCTGGAGCGCAGCCAGCTGGAGTCCCTCTCCACGGCCGAGCTCATCCGGCACGCTCTGGCGGAGACGCGCCTGCTGGTGCGCGCCGAGGTGCTGCACGCCAAGAAGGAGCTGCGCGACGAGCTGAAGGCCGCGCGCACCGCGGGCATCTTGATAGGCGCGGGCGCCGTGCTGGCGCTCACGTCGCTGGCGGTGCTCTTCGTGGCGCTGGGACTGGCGCTGCCCCTGGGCGCCGCGCTGGGCGTGCTGCTGGTGGGCGTGGTGCTGCTCGCCGTCGCTGGCGGGATGCTCTTCATGGGCACCAAGCGCCTGCCGAAGAAGCCGCTGGCGCACACCCAGGAGCGCTTGAAGCTCGACTACCAGCTCACGCGGGAGACGCTGCAATGA
- a CDS encoding LysR family transcriptional regulator produces MDMRWDDLRYLLSVARQGSLAGAARELRVDATTVGRRLTALEKALGTRLVLRGSRTLGLTEDAEAVVARAREMEDSLRSLHDAVSAEARVEGTVRIAATEHLAQALFAAHLGVLHARHPGLNVELLVGTELVDLQRGDADMALRLVPPRGDALVVRKVGEIAFAMYASRGYLRRHGAPRPGDFKGHTVLVYRTGLTSGEESEELKRVTAGGRRLLQSNSTSALREAAAAGLGVALLPCLTGGRDVRLTRVGAEVLAKRPLWLTFHKDLQRSLRVRATAEWVAEVCRREKAGLSGAESRGR; encoded by the coding sequence ATGGATATGCGATGGGACGACCTGCGCTACCTGCTCTCGGTCGCGCGCCAGGGCTCGCTGGCGGGCGCGGCGCGGGAGCTGCGCGTCGATGCGACCACGGTGGGGCGCAGGCTGACGGCGCTGGAGAAGGCGTTGGGGACGCGGCTGGTGTTGCGGGGTTCGCGCACGCTGGGGCTGACCGAGGACGCCGAGGCGGTGGTGGCGCGCGCGAGGGAGATGGAGGACTCGCTGCGCTCGCTGCACGACGCCGTGTCGGCCGAGGCGAGGGTGGAGGGGACGGTGCGCATCGCGGCGACGGAGCACCTGGCGCAGGCGTTGTTCGCCGCGCACCTGGGCGTGTTGCACGCGCGTCATCCGGGGTTGAACGTGGAGTTGTTGGTGGGGACGGAGTTGGTGGACCTCCAGCGAGGGGACGCGGACATGGCGCTGCGGCTGGTGCCGCCGCGAGGGGATGCGCTGGTGGTGCGCAAGGTGGGGGAGATTGCGTTCGCGATGTACGCGTCGCGAGGTTACTTGCGGCGACACGGCGCGCCTCGGCCTGGGGACTTCAAGGGGCACACGGTGCTCGTGTACCGGACGGGGCTGACCTCCGGCGAGGAGTCCGAGGAACTCAAGCGGGTGACGGCGGGAGGGCGTCGGTTGTTGCAGAGCAACAGCACGTCGGCGTTGCGAGAGGCCGCGGCGGCGGGGCTGGGCGTGGCGCTGTTGCCGTGTCTCACGGGTGGGCGCGATGTGCGGCTGACGCGCGTGGGCGCGGAGGTGTTGGCCAAGCGGCCCCTGTGGCTGACGTTCCACAAGGACCTGCAGCGAAGCCTGCGCGTGCGAGCGACGGCGGAGTGGGTGGCGGAGGTGTGTCGGCGCGAGAAGGCGGGTCTGTCCGGTGCGGAGTCTCGCGGGCGCTGA
- a CDS encoding alpha/beta hydrolase family protein, producing MSMAHAPVLEQDAGPTVRPLPQEERLTVADTHPSAGVPFRLQALDGYPLSATLFPHEGAEVGAVVLISSATGARQRYYARFAAFLARRGFPTITFDYRGIGGSRPEKLEGFEATLEDWGRQDLAGAIAAVRERFPGRRLLLVGHSVGGQLLGLAENAREVSALLTVAAGSGYYKLFPQRLRMALNWRVLTPTLTRAFGMLPGWAGTVEDLPAGVARQWARWCLDPQYLLSEGGEPRRESYASLYLPVRAYSFSDDPIASKAAVEHLLGFYADALVDHRRVTPKQAGHPIGHFGFFREGSRASLWEEAVEWLAIQALTTRPVNPR from the coding sequence ATGTCCATGGCTCATGCGCCGGTGCTGGAACAGGACGCGGGCCCCACAGTGCGCCCCCTCCCCCAGGAGGAGCGACTGACGGTGGCGGACACCCACCCGAGCGCCGGCGTCCCCTTCCGCCTCCAGGCCCTGGACGGCTACCCGCTGTCCGCCACCCTCTTCCCCCACGAGGGCGCGGAGGTGGGCGCCGTGGTCCTCATCAGCAGCGCGACCGGGGCACGCCAGCGGTACTACGCGCGCTTCGCCGCCTTCCTCGCCCGACGCGGCTTCCCCACCATCACCTTCGACTACCGCGGCATCGGCGGCTCCCGCCCCGAGAAGCTCGAGGGCTTCGAGGCCACCCTGGAGGACTGGGGACGCCAGGACCTCGCGGGCGCCATCGCCGCCGTGCGTGAGCGCTTCCCCGGCCGCCGACTCCTGCTCGTCGGCCACAGCGTGGGCGGCCAGCTCCTCGGCCTCGCCGAGAACGCGCGCGAGGTCTCCGCGCTGCTCACCGTCGCCGCCGGCTCCGGCTACTACAAGCTGTTCCCCCAGCGGCTGCGCATGGCCCTCAACTGGCGCGTGCTGACGCCCACCCTCACCCGCGCCTTCGGCATGCTGCCCGGCTGGGCCGGCACCGTGGAGGACCTGCCCGCGGGCGTGGCCCGTCAGTGGGCCCGCTGGTGCCTGGACCCCCAGTACCTCCTCAGCGAGGGTGGCGAGCCTCGCCGCGAGTCCTACGCGTCGCTCTACCTGCCCGTGCGGGCCTACAGCTTCTCCGACGACCCCATCGCCTCGAAGGCCGCCGTGGAGCACCTGTTGGGCTTCTACGCGGACGCGCTCGTCGACCACCGTCGGGTGACGCCCAAGCAGGCCGGCCACCCCATCGGCCACTTCGGCTTCTTCCGCGAAGGCTCCCGCGCCTCTCTCTGGGAGGAGGCCGTGGAGTGGCTCGCCATCCAGGCCCTCACGACCCGGCCGGTGAACCCCCGGTAA
- a CDS encoding YncE family protein produces MGVVRRALVLLCFVALLLPGMSHASESFVNWETPHVHPLDLTPDGRLLLAVNTADNRLLVFDTTSRKGLELVASIPVGLDPVSVRARSNTEAWVVNHVSDSISIVDLRRATVTATVHTDDEPADVVFAGRPERAFITCSQVNRVLVVDPRRPDATPHRLTLKGEDPRALAVSPDGRSVYAAIFESGNGTTILGGGSLIPDAYPPNAVSDSRGPYGGLNPPPNAGDTFFPARNPANPPPPPVGLIVRKNARGQWFDDNRGDWTDLVSGVNASASGRLKGWDLPDRDLAIIDTASLDVTYATRLMNLNMALAVHPSGTVTVVGTDARNEVRFEPNANGRFLRVLMATVDPRRPSSSTVKDLNPHLDYATPTVPQSVRNLSLGDPRGVVWNARGTRAFVTGLGSNNVVAVGPGGARLGQVDVGEGPTGIVLDAGRERLYVLNHFGASISVLNADRLEELSRVAFFDPSPQAIKAGRKHLYDTHKTSGLGHVSCASCHVDGRMDRLAWDLGDPSGTVKALDGQNLGMGLPLPPFEAWHPMKGPMTTQTLQDIIGKEPLHWRGDRASLEEFNPAFEGLQGDDTQLTPREMSELRSFLATLTFPPNPFRNLDNSLPKDLPLPGHYTTGRFAPVGKPLPNGDATRGLALFRPPRLLAQGLFACNTCHTFPSGLAVNAQWNGAMWMPLPKGAMGESHHALVSTDGSTNVTLKVPQLRNLYEKVGMELTQKESLAGFAFIHDGSVDSLSRFITEPTFNPESDQEVADLTALLLSFAGSELPRGSATDMFLPPGPDSKDSHAAVGQQVTLSSATPAQFVRVLQFMSLAEQGKVGLVAKGVRQGESRGFTYVGNGVFQSDRSSEKVGAYLLLAGIRPGAELTYTVVPAGSERRIGVDQDEDGMLDRDELDRGRRPDRPYDGRHLVETEGAGQVGPVATADL; encoded by the coding sequence ATGGGTGTCGTTCGACGCGCGCTCGTGCTGCTGTGCTTCGTTGCCCTCCTGCTCCCGGGGATGTCTCACGCGAGTGAGTCGTTCGTGAATTGGGAGACCCCCCATGTGCACCCGCTGGATTTGACTCCTGACGGTAGATTGCTGTTGGCGGTGAACACGGCGGACAACCGGCTGCTGGTGTTCGACACCACGTCGCGCAAGGGATTGGAGCTGGTGGCGTCCATCCCCGTGGGGTTGGACCCGGTGTCCGTGCGGGCCAGGAGCAACACCGAGGCCTGGGTGGTGAACCACGTCTCGGACAGCATCAGCATCGTCGACCTGCGCCGCGCCACCGTGACGGCCACCGTGCACACCGATGACGAGCCCGCCGACGTCGTCTTCGCCGGCCGCCCCGAGCGCGCCTTCATCACCTGCTCCCAGGTGAACCGCGTGCTGGTGGTGGACCCGCGCCGTCCCGACGCGACGCCCCACCGCCTCACCCTGAAGGGCGAGGATCCGCGCGCCCTCGCGGTGAGCCCCGATGGCCGCTCCGTGTATGCCGCCATCTTCGAGTCCGGCAACGGCACCACCATCCTCGGCGGCGGCTCGCTGATTCCGGACGCGTACCCGCCCAACGCGGTGAGCGACTCGCGAGGTCCCTACGGCGGCCTGAACCCGCCGCCCAACGCGGGCGACACGTTCTTCCCCGCGCGAAACCCCGCCAACCCTCCGCCTCCGCCCGTGGGCCTCATCGTGCGCAAGAACGCGCGCGGCCAGTGGTTCGACGACAACCGGGGTGACTGGACCGACCTGGTGAGCGGCGTGAATGCCTCCGCGTCCGGTCGGCTCAAGGGCTGGGACTTGCCGGACCGCGACCTGGCCATCATCGACACGGCGTCGCTCGACGTCACCTACGCCACGCGGCTGATGAACCTGAACATGGCGCTGGCGGTGCACCCGTCCGGCACCGTCACCGTGGTGGGCACGGACGCGCGCAACGAGGTGCGCTTCGAGCCCAACGCCAACGGCCGCTTCCTGCGCGTGCTGATGGCCACGGTGGACCCGCGCCGGCCGTCCTCCTCCACGGTGAAGGACCTCAATCCCCACCTCGACTACGCCACCCCCACGGTGCCGCAGTCGGTGCGCAACCTCTCCCTCGGTGACCCTCGCGGCGTGGTGTGGAACGCGCGCGGCACGCGGGCCTTCGTGACGGGGCTGGGCTCCAACAACGTGGTGGCGGTGGGGCCGGGGGGCGCGCGGCTGGGGCAGGTGGATGTTGGCGAGGGGCCCACGGGCATCGTCCTCGACGCGGGTCGTGAGCGGCTCTACGTGCTCAACCACTTCGGCGCGAGCATCTCCGTGCTGAACGCGGACCGGCTCGAGGAGCTGTCGCGCGTCGCCTTCTTCGACCCGTCTCCACAGGCCATCAAGGCGGGCCGCAAGCACCTCTACGACACGCACAAGACGTCGGGCCTGGGGCACGTGTCCTGCGCGTCGTGCCACGTGGACGGGCGCATGGACCGGCTCGCGTGGGATTTGGGTGACCCGAGCGGGACGGTGAAGGCGCTGGACGGACAGAACCTGGGCATGGGCCTGCCGCTGCCGCCCTTCGAGGCGTGGCACCCGATGAAGGGTCCCATGACGACGCAGACGCTCCAGGACATCATCGGCAAGGAGCCGCTGCACTGGCGTGGAGACCGCGCGAGCCTGGAGGAGTTCAACCCCGCCTTCGAGGGCCTGCAGGGCGACGACACCCAGCTCACCCCGCGCGAGATGAGCGAGCTGCGCTCCTTCCTCGCCACGCTCACCTTCCCGCCCAACCCGTTCCGCAACCTGGACAACTCGCTGCCCAAGGACCTGCCGCTGCCGGGCCACTACACGACGGGCCGCTTCGCGCCCGTGGGCAAGCCGCTGCCCAACGGAGACGCGACGCGGGGGCTCGCGCTGTTCCGTCCGCCGCGCCTGCTGGCCCAGGGCCTCTTCGCGTGCAACACCTGCCACACCTTCCCGTCCGGGCTCGCGGTGAACGCGCAGTGGAACGGCGCCATGTGGATGCCGCTGCCGAAGGGGGCGATGGGCGAGTCCCACCACGCGCTCGTGTCCACCGACGGCAGCACCAACGTCACGCTCAAGGTGCCGCAGCTGCGCAACCTCTATGAGAAGGTCGGCATGGAGCTGACGCAGAAGGAGAGCCTCGCCGGCTTCGCCTTCATCCACGACGGCAGCGTGGACTCGCTGTCGCGCTTCATCACCGAGCCGACCTTCAACCCGGAGAGCGACCAGGAGGTGGCGGACCTCACCGCGCTCCTGTTGTCCTTCGCGGGCTCGGAGCTGCCGCGCGGCTCGGCCACGGACATGTTCCTGCCGCCGGGGCCCGACTCCAAGGACTCGCACGCGGCGGTGGGGCAGCAGGTGACGCTCTCTTCGGCGACGCCCGCCCAGTTCGTGCGCGTGCTCCAGTTCATGTCCCTGGCCGAGCAGGGCAAGGTGGGGCTGGTGGCCAAGGGCGTGCGTCAGGGTGAGTCGCGCGGCTTCACCTACGTGGGCAACGGCGTCTTCCAGTCGGACCGCTCCTCCGAGAAGGTGGGCGCGTATCTGCTGCTGGCGGGAATCCGCCCCGGCGCGGAGCTGACCTACACCGTGGTGCCCGCGGGCTCCGAGCGGCGCATCGGCGTGGACCAGGACGAGGACGGGATGCTGGACCGGGATGAGCTGGACCGGGGGCGCAGGCCGGACCGGCCCTACGACGGACGGCACCTCGTGGAGACCGAGGGGGCGGGTCAGGTTGGCCCGGTTGCGACCGCGGATTTGTAA
- a CDS encoding cytochrome ubiquinol oxidase subunit I, producing the protein MHMTDLLYARAQMGLSLGFHIVFAAAGVALPVLMVLSDWKARRTGDADYVKLSQKLAKGTAILFAVGAVSGTMLSFELGLLWPEFMGRYGEVIGLPFSLEGVAFFTEAIFLGIYLYGRERVSPNLHLFSGVMVALSGAASAFFVTLVNVFMNDPSGFVATAEGPTNIEPLVAMFSPGWPYQTAHVLLSCYQASAFAMAGIHAFVLLRHPGAAFHRKALSVALPLACVTALLQPLVGDVSAKHVAKAQPVKLAAMEGHFETARGAPLRLGGVEVPKALSILAFGDPDAEVKGLNEFPRDTWPPVAKVHVAFQVMVGTGSLMALLALVTLVYRWRKKAWPSGRKMMRAWLVSGPLGWVALEAGWLVTEWGRQPWIVRGVMRTAEAVTPVPHLAAPFWTFTAVYLFLGAVVVSLLLSQVAGTLPGREEKHVEGGEAHAH; encoded by the coding sequence ATGCACATGACGGACCTGCTCTATGCGCGGGCGCAGATGGGGCTGTCGCTCGGGTTCCACATCGTCTTCGCGGCGGCGGGCGTGGCGTTGCCCGTGCTCATGGTGTTGAGCGACTGGAAGGCGCGGCGCACCGGTGACGCGGACTACGTGAAGCTGAGCCAGAAGCTGGCGAAGGGGACGGCCATCCTCTTCGCGGTGGGCGCGGTGAGCGGGACGATGTTGTCCTTCGAATTGGGCCTGTTGTGGCCGGAGTTCATGGGCCGCTACGGCGAGGTGATTGGGCTGCCCTTCAGTCTGGAGGGCGTGGCCTTCTTCACCGAGGCCATCTTCCTGGGCATCTACCTGTACGGCCGCGAGCGGGTGTCGCCGAACCTCCACCTGTTCTCCGGCGTCATGGTGGCGCTGAGCGGCGCGGCGAGCGCGTTCTTCGTCACGCTGGTCAACGTCTTCATGAACGACCCGTCGGGCTTCGTGGCGACAGCCGAGGGGCCGACGAACATCGAGCCGCTGGTGGCGATGTTCAGCCCGGGCTGGCCGTATCAGACGGCGCACGTGCTGCTGTCCTGCTATCAGGCGAGCGCGTTCGCCATGGCGGGCATCCACGCCTTCGTGCTGCTGCGACACCCAGGCGCGGCGTTCCACCGCAAGGCGCTGTCGGTGGCGCTGCCGCTCGCGTGTGTCACCGCGCTGCTCCAGCCGCTCGTGGGCGACGTGTCCGCGAAGCACGTGGCGAAGGCGCAGCCGGTGAAGCTCGCGGCGATGGAGGGGCACTTCGAGACGGCGCGCGGCGCGCCGCTGCGCCTGGGCGGCGTGGAGGTCCCCAAGGCCCTGTCCATCCTGGCCTTTGGAGACCCGGACGCGGAGGTGAAGGGGCTCAACGAGTTCCCGCGCGACACGTGGCCGCCGGTGGCCAAGGTGCACGTGGCCTTCCAGGTGATGGTGGGCACCGGCTCGCTGATGGCGTTGCTCGCGCTGGTGACGCTCGTCTACCGGTGGAGGAAGAAGGCGTGGCCGTCGGGTCGGAAGATGATGCGCGCGTGGCTCGTGTCGGGGCCGCTGGGGTGGGTGGCGCTGGAGGCGGGGTGGCTCGTCACCGAGTGGGGACGGCAGCCGTGGATTGTCCGAGGGGTGATGCGCACCGCGGAGGCGGTGACCCCCGTGCCGCATCTGGCGGCGCCGTTCTGGACCTTCACCGCCGTGTACCTGTTCCTCGGCGCGGTGGTGGTGTCGCTGCTCTTGAGCCAGGTGGCGGGCACGCTGCCGGGACGCGAGGAGAAGCACGTCGAGGGAGGCGAGGCCCATGCCCACTGA
- a CDS encoding cytochrome d ubiquinol oxidase subunit II, giving the protein MPTDILLGFLLAGTFVLYALFGGADFGGGVWDLLAFGPRKAEQRALIARAMGPVWEVNHVWLIVGLVLLFAGFPRAFAALSVALHVPLTLLLLGIVFRGAAFTFRTYDTRGDAAQRRWGLVFSAASVVAPLLLGMCVGAVVSGSIRVEGRVVVSGFFASWLSPFAWAVGVLALSLFAFLAAVYLTHESSTPGLREDFRARALGAGVAVFVAAALVLVLAREGAPRVWDGLSRSPFALALHAATGVSAVTAFALLWTRRFAWARLAAALQAGLIVLGWAASQYPYLVVPDITLRAAAASPGTLKLLLIAIGAGALIVIPSVVLLFRVFRPRPQGMSAPHLPG; this is encoded by the coding sequence ATGCCCACTGACATCCTCCTCGGCTTCCTGCTCGCGGGGACCTTCGTCCTCTACGCGCTCTTCGGGGGCGCGGACTTCGGCGGAGGCGTCTGGGACCTGCTGGCCTTCGGGCCGCGCAAGGCGGAGCAGCGCGCGTTGATCGCCCGGGCGATGGGCCCGGTGTGGGAGGTGAACCACGTCTGGCTCATCGTCGGCCTGGTGCTGCTGTTCGCGGGCTTCCCGCGTGCCTTCGCCGCGCTGAGCGTGGCGCTGCATGTCCCGCTCACCTTGCTCCTGCTCGGCATCGTGTTCCGGGGCGCGGCGTTCACCTTCCGCACCTATGACACGCGAGGGGACGCGGCCCAGCGCCGGTGGGGCCTCGTCTTCAGCGCGGCGAGCGTCGTGGCGCCGCTGCTGCTGGGCATGTGCGTGGGCGCGGTGGTGAGCGGGTCCATCCGCGTGGAGGGGCGCGTGGTGGTGAGCGGCTTCTTCGCCTCGTGGCTGTCGCCCTTCGCGTGGGCGGTGGGGGTGCTCGCCCTGTCCCTCTTCGCCTTCCTGGCGGCGGTGTACCTGACGCACGAGTCCTCCACGCCAGGGCTTCGCGAGGACTTCCGTGCGCGCGCGCTCGGCGCGGGGGTGGCCGTCTTCGTGGCGGCGGCGCTCGTGCTGGTGCTGGCGCGCGAGGGTGCGCCTCGGGTGTGGGACGGGCTGTCGCGCTCGCCCTTCGCGCTGGCGCTGCACGCGGCCACGGGCGTGTCGGCGGTGACGGCCTTCGCGCTGTTGTGGACGCGGCGCTTCGCGTGGGCGCGGCTGGCGGCGGCGCTCCAGGCGGGGCTCATCGTCCTGGGCTGGGCCGCGTCCCAGTACCCCTACCTGGTGGTCCCGGACATCACCCTGCGGGCCGCGGCGGCGAGCCCCGGCACCTTGAAGCTGCTGCTCATCGCCATCGGCGCGGGGGCGCTCATCGTCATCCCCTCCGTCGTCCTCCTCTTCCGCGTCTTCCGCCCCCGACCGCAGGGCATGTCCGCGCCGCACCTCCCAGGGTGA
- a CDS encoding DoxX family protein, with amino-acid sequence MKLKVAYWVVTGLVSLSASVSAFLYLSEAPAMVLAFEHLGYPAYFRTMLGIGKLLGVVALWAPLPRTLREWAYAGFAIDFVAAVVSHTAMGDPVAQSAAPVLMFVLLIASHQLWHRVSSGASAESVSQARVAGA; translated from the coding sequence ATGAAGCTGAAAGTCGCGTACTGGGTCGTCACCGGGCTGGTGTCTCTGTCGGCCTCGGTCTCCGCCTTCCTGTACCTCTCCGAGGCGCCCGCGATGGTGCTGGCCTTCGAGCACCTGGGCTACCCGGCCTACTTCCGCACCATGCTCGGCATCGGCAAGCTGCTGGGCGTGGTGGCGCTGTGGGCGCCTCTGCCGCGCACGTTGCGTGAGTGGGCCTACGCCGGCTTCGCCATCGACTTCGTGGCGGCGGTGGTGTCTCACACGGCCATGGGAGACCCGGTGGCTCAGTCCGCCGCGCCCGTCCTCATGTTCGTGCTGCTCATCGCCTCGCACCAGCTCTGGCACCGCGTGTCGTCGGGTGCCAGCGCGGAGTCGGTGTCCCAGGCGCGCGTGGCCGGGGCCTGA
- a CDS encoding helix-turn-helix transcriptional regulator produces the protein MSRSASRPAPSPAPRREVAHAGLVRVFTYDCPLAKGAPVEPEQFTHTSISMVRSGVFGFRSDGGPQLLTTGFAMLANPGQPYEISHEHAGGDRCIIFRFDEAALEELVGSPPRGSPRRYFARAVLPPVPRVEALRHLAERQFAAGDSPLALEELGLALAANIGMALGRATKQPKPQDNRATRDSVYAALHLIERESERELRLDELAGVAGLSPFHFLRVFKRETGVTPHRFLTQTRVRRALALLRDTSRPVTDIAFDVGFGDLSNFINTFRREVGAPPARFRTTTPRDWAARSREPRS, from the coding sequence ATGAGCCGCTCGGCGTCACGTCCAGCACCGTCGCCCGCGCCTCGGCGGGAAGTGGCCCACGCGGGGCTGGTGCGCGTCTTCACGTATGACTGCCCACTGGCGAAGGGAGCACCCGTCGAACCGGAGCAATTCACCCACACCTCCATCTCGATGGTGCGCTCGGGTGTGTTCGGCTTCCGCAGCGACGGCGGCCCGCAGCTGCTCACCACGGGCTTCGCGATGCTCGCCAACCCGGGGCAGCCGTATGAAATCTCGCACGAGCACGCGGGAGGAGACCGCTGCATCATCTTCCGCTTCGACGAGGCCGCGCTCGAGGAGCTGGTGGGCAGTCCGCCCCGAGGCTCACCTCGCCGGTACTTCGCGCGCGCGGTGCTCCCTCCCGTGCCCCGAGTCGAGGCGCTCAGGCATCTCGCCGAGCGACAGTTCGCCGCGGGCGATTCGCCATTGGCGCTGGAGGAACTGGGGCTCGCGCTCGCCGCCAACATCGGCATGGCACTCGGACGCGCGACGAAGCAGCCGAAGCCCCAGGACAATCGGGCCACGCGGGACAGCGTCTACGCGGCGCTCCACCTCATCGAGCGTGAGTCCGAGCGCGAGCTGCGGCTGGACGAACTGGCGGGCGTCGCGGGACTGAGCCCGTTCCATTTCCTGCGCGTCTTCAAGCGGGAGACGGGGGTGACGCCGCACCGGTTCCTCACGCAGACGCGCGTGCGGCGAGCACTCGCACTGCTTCGAGACACCTCGCGTCCCGTGACGGACATCGCGTTCGACGTGGGCTTCGGCGACTTGTCGAACTTCATCAACACGTTCCGAAGGGAAGTCGGCGCACCTCCGGCCCGATTCCGCACCACGACACCCCGGGACTGGGCCGCGCGTTCTCGCGAGCCACGCTCCTGA